One genomic segment of Oscillospiraceae bacterium includes these proteins:
- the murC gene encoding UDP-N-acetylmuramate--L-alanine ligase, translating into MTKQQLDNIKNIHFVGIGGVSMSALALLLKSRGYTVSGSDMNNSEAVQNLEKNGIQVFIGHSAQNINNAQTVVYTAAVKKDNPELVKTSELNIPCVERAELLGCIMDDYECPVGICGTHGKTSVTSMISSILLKADKNPTIAVGATLDQINGNLNIGDDKYFIFESCEYCNSFLNFHPKISVFTNIEEDHLDFFSGIDEIIESFRKYSENTHLDGTIVYNADSDTVIKAISNTQRKKIGFGINNGDIKAENIIYINGCGCFDVILPDNSKLNVRLLIPGEHNIYNALAAIAAAYIMNIDNQSITEGLEIFKGARRRFEIKYRDDDITIIDDYAHHPSEIQATLSAAKKMGYTNVICIFQPHTYTRTKALLEDFAKALRIADKVILAKIYPAREKDIYNISSKDLSAKIEGSECFDSFDEIAEYIKENKKSGGLIITMGAGDIYKIESLLH; encoded by the coding sequence TTGACAAAACAACAGCTTGATAACATTAAAAATATACATTTTGTCGGCATAGGCGGAGTAAGCATGAGCGCTCTTGCATTGCTGTTAAAAAGCAGAGGATACACTGTCAGTGGCTCTGATATGAACAACAGCGAAGCTGTACAAAATTTAGAAAAAAACGGAATACAGGTATTTATAGGACACAGCGCTCAAAATATAAATAATGCTCAAACAGTTGTTTATACAGCCGCTGTTAAAAAAGATAATCCTGAATTAGTTAAAACGTCTGAGTTAAACATTCCCTGTGTAGAAAGAGCTGAACTTTTAGGCTGTATTATGGACGACTATGAGTGTCCCGTTGGAATTTGCGGAACTCACGGAAAAACCTCCGTTACCTCTATGATTTCTTCAATATTACTTAAAGCCGATAAAAATCCCACTATAGCAGTCGGCGCTACCCTTGACCAGATAAACGGAAATCTCAACATAGGTGATGATAAATACTTTATTTTTGAATCCTGTGAATACTGCAATTCATTTTTAAATTTCCATCCTAAAATATCTGTTTTTACAAATATCGAAGAGGACCATTTGGATTTCTTTTCAGGCATTGATGAGATTATAGAGTCCTTTAGAAAATACAGCGAGAATACTCATCTTGACGGTACTATTGTTTATAATGCTGACAGCGATACTGTTATAAAAGCTATTTCAAATACACAAAGAAAAAAGATAGGTTTTGGTATAAACAACGGAGATATTAAAGCTGAAAATATAATATACATCAACGGCTGTGGCTGTTTTGACGTTATTCTCCCCGACAATTCTAAGCTTAATGTTCGTTTGCTTATTCCCGGAGAGCATAACATTTACAACGCTCTTGCTGCAATTGCCGCTGCCTATATTATGAACATTGATAATCAAAGCATAACAGAAGGTCTTGAGATTTTTAAAGGCGCAAGACGCCGTTTTGAAATCAAATACCGTGATGATGATATTACTATAATAGACGATTATGCCCACCATCCTTCAGAGATACAGGCTACTCTGTCTGCTGCTAAAAAAATGGGATATACAAATGTTATTTGTATCTTCCAACCCCATACGTATACAAGAACAAAAGCGCTTTTAGAGGATTTCGCCAAGGCTCTTCGTATTGCCGACAAGGTTATTCTGGCAAAGATTTATCCTGCAAGAGAAAAAGATATTTACAACATATCCTCAAAGGATTTATCTGCTAAAATAGAAGGCTCCGAATGCTTTGACAGCTTTGACGAAATTGCCGAATATATAAAAGAAAACAAAAAATCCGGCGGACTTATTATTACAATGGGTGCAGGAGATATTTACAAGATAGAATCACTTTTACATTAA
- a CDS encoding DUF4445 domain-containing protein, whose protein sequence is MRTNLKTSSKDIGKTLLEIIIENGYTLSAPCGGKGVCGNCKVKATGNLSSLSEKENELLTKDELENNIRISCLTKALGEAEIFLEDSAFDVLTGGELALDTLSPAADLSLSENPVGISIDIGTTTVALSFFSLKDGTLLFEKGIVNPQRAFGADVISRIEYVTNNPDGLSKLQTILVEALNDVIDEFCQIKGFERSNIIDVTIAANSTMELIFAKISPASLGHAPFTLASNLGENIPAVDIGLNINKKAQIYFMPLISGFIGGDTVAVMLYLDFDKRNDCAFVVDIGTNGEMALTKNNEIFACSTAAGPAFEGAKIKFGTGSITGAITDVALNNGISLKTIGNAKPSGICGSGLIALTSELLKNEIIEDTGLLSDESEYSGEEDNETVFYLTEDKKLYITQRDVREIQLAKAAFFAGTDTLIDLSDNIDAAYVAGGFGMALDLEKAADIGLFPRKILSIAQKTGNSAGKGAALCLLSENMRKRAEQIASSTKIVELSGSDAFEDRFIEAMMF, encoded by the coding sequence ATGAGAACAAATTTAAAAACAAGCTCTAAGGATATAGGAAAAACTCTTCTTGAAATAATAATTGAAAATGGCTATACTCTCTCTGCTCCCTGCGGAGGAAAAGGAGTATGCGGTAACTGCAAGGTTAAGGCAACAGGTAATCTTTCCTCTTTAAGCGAAAAAGAAAATGAACTGCTTACAAAGGATGAGCTTGAAAATAATATCCGTATATCTTGCCTGACAAAAGCCTTGGGAGAAGCTGAAATATTTCTTGAGGACAGTGCTTTTGATGTACTTACCGGCGGAGAGCTTGCTTTAGATACCCTATCTCCTGCCGCCGATTTATCTTTAAGTGAAAATCCTGTTGGAATTTCAATAGATATCGGAACAACCACTGTTGCTCTTTCCTTTTTCTCTTTAAAGGACGGTACTCTTCTTTTTGAAAAAGGAATTGTTAATCCTCAAAGAGCTTTCGGTGCCGACGTTATAAGCAGAATTGAATACGTTACTAATAATCCCGACGGTCTCTCCAAGCTTCAGACAATTCTTGTTGAGGCTTTAAATGACGTTATTGATGAATTTTGTCAGATTAAGGGCTTTGAGAGAAGCAATATAATTGATGTAACAATTGCCGCCAACAGCACAATGGAGCTTATTTTTGCCAAAATAAGTCCTGCAAGCTTAGGCCATGCTCCCTTTACTTTGGCAAGTAATTTAGGAGAAAATATTCCTGCTGTTGATATTGGACTTAATATTAACAAAAAAGCACAAATTTATTTTATGCCTCTTATCAGCGGTTTTATAGGCGGAGATACGGTTGCTGTTATGCTGTATCTTGATTTTGATAAGCGTAACGACTGCGCTTTTGTGGTTGACATCGGAACAAACGGCGAAATGGCTCTTACTAAAAATAACGAAATTTTTGCTTGTTCTACTGCTGCCGGTCCTGCTTTTGAAGGGGCAAAAATAAAATTCGGAACAGGCAGTATAACAGGCGCAATAACAGACGTAGCATTAAATAACGGAATTTCTTTAAAAACTATAGGCAACGCTAAGCCCAGCGGTATATGCGGCTCTGGACTTATTGCTCTGACCTCTGAGCTGTTAAAAAATGAAATTATAGAGGACACAGGACTTTTATCTGACGAGAGCGAATACTCAGGTGAAGAGGATAACGAAACTGTATTCTATCTCACTGAGGATAAAAAGCTTTACATAACACAGCGTGACGTTCGTGAAATTCAGTTGGCAAAAGCCGCTTTCTTTGCGGGTACCGATACTTTAATTGACTTATCAGACAATATTGATGCCGCTTACGTTGCAGGCGGATTTGGAATGGCTCTTGATTTAGAAAAAGCTGCAGATATTGGTCTTTTCCCGAGAAAAATTCTTAGTATTGCTCAAAAAACAGGAAATTCTGCGGGTAAAGGCGCAGCGCTCTGTTTACTTTCTGAAAATATGAGAAAACGTGCAGAGCAAATTGCTTCAAGCACCAAAATAGTTGAGCTTTCAGGAAGTGATGCTTT